The nucleotide sequence GTCGGCGCCCCGGCGGTCGGCCGCATCGTCAGGCAGATCGGCCCGCTGCTGAACGTGCCGACGGTGGATGAATCCTCGCCGGAGATCCTCGCCGCCACCTACCTGAACGCCGCCGGCTCGACGCAGTACCTCCCCCCGCCTCCTGCCCCCACGCCCCAGCCGAAGGGAAGCACCGTTGCGTCTGTCCCACCTCCTGGAAAACCGCGCTGACGTTCCCGCCGGAACGCCCGACCCGGACGTGACCGGGCTGACCGCCGACAGCCGCGCGGTCAGGCCCGGTTTCGTGTTTGCGGCCCTGCCCGGCACCAGGGCGGACGGCCGCGGGTTCATCGCCGACGCGCTGTCCAGGGGGGCCGCCGCCGTGCTGGCGCCCGCCGGGACGGTGCTGCCGGCCGGCGCCGCGGCGGTGCTGGTGGAGGACGCCAACCCGCGCCTGGCCTTCGCGCGGATGGCCGCGGCCTTCCACGGCCACCGCCAGCCCGGCACCGTGGTGGCGGTCACCGGCACCAACGGCAAGACCTCCACCGTGCAGTTCGTGCGCCAGATCTGGGAGCATATGGGCAACCGGGCGGCCAGCCTCGGCACGCTCGGCCTGATCGCGCCGGGCATGGGCGGCTATGCCGCGATGACCACCCCCGACCCGGTGGCGCTGCACGCGCAGCTCGCCGCCGTCAGGGACGCGGGCATCGACCATCTGGCGATGGAGGCCTCCAGCCACGGGCTGGACCAGTTCCGGCTGGACGGGGTGCGGCTGGCGGCGGCCGGCTTCACCAACCTGACGCGCGACCATCTCGACTATCACGGCAGCATGGAGGCGTACCGCGACGCCAAGGCCATGCTGTTCGACCGCGTGCTGCCGCCCGGCGGCACGGCGGTGCTGAACGCCGACAGCGATCATTTTTCCCATTACGCCGCCATTTGTACCAACCGCGGCCACCGCGTCCTGGGGTACGGTCTGGCCGGTCGCGAGCTCCGGGTGAACGGGGTCGAGCCGCTGGCGCACGGCCAGCGCCTGGACCTGACGGTTCTGGGCCGCGATCTCACCATCGACCTGCCCCTGGCGGGCCGCTTCCAGGCGTGGAACGTGCTGTGCGCGCTCGGCCTGGTGATCGGCTCCGGCGGCGACCGCGACGGCGCGCTGGACGCCCTTCCGCTGCTGGAGGGCGTGCAGGGACGTCTTCAGCACGTCGCCACCCATCCCAGCGGGGCGGCCGTCTATGTGGACTTCGCCCATACGCCCGACGCGCTGGAGACGGTGCTGCGGGCGTTGCGGCCACATGCCGGCCGCAATCTGGTGGTGGTGTTCGGCTGCGGCGGCGACCGCGACCGCGGCAAGCGTCCGGTGATGGGCGAACTGGCCGGCCGTCTGGCCGACCGGGCGATCGTCACCGACGACAACCCGCGGACCGAGGACCCGGCCTTCGTCCGTTCGGAGGTCCTGGCCGGGGCCCCGGACCGTCTGGAGGAGATCGGCGACCGGCGCGAGGCGATCCGCGCCGCCGTCCGCGGCCTTCGGGCGGGCGACCTTCTGGTCGTCGCCGGCAAGGGCCACGAGCAGGGACAGACCATCGGCACCGAGGTCCGGCCGTTCGACGACGCGACCGAGGCAAGGGCTGCCGTAGCGGAGGTTGGAGGAGCATGAGCGAGCAGGCGAAGCCCGTTCTTTGGACCGCCCGGGATGCGGCGGCGGCCACCAATGGCCAGGCGACGCGCCCCTGGACCGCCACCGGCGTGTCGATCGACAGCCGGAAGGTGGCGCCGGGCGACCTGTTCGTCGCGCTGAAGGGGCCGAACTTCGACGGCCACGACTTCGTCGCCGGGGCGCTGGAGGCCGGGGCCGCCGCCGCCATGGTGAGCGCGGTGCCGGCCGGCGTGCCGGGCGACGCGCCGCTGCTGGCGGTGGAGGACACGCTGGCGGCGCTGGGCGACCTCGGCACCATGGGCCGGCTGCGCTGCCGGGCCCGCGTGATCGGCGTCACCGGCTCGGTCGGCAAGACCGGCACCAAGGAGGCGCTGCGCCACGTCCTGTCGGCGCAGGCGGCGACCTACGCCACCGAGGGGAGCCTGAACAACCACTGGGGCGTGCCGCTGTCGCTGGCCCGCCTGCCGGCCGACAGCGCCTACGGCGTGTTCGAGCTGGGGATGAACCACGCCGGCGAGCTGGGACCGCTGTCGCGGCTGGTGAAGCCCGACGTCGCCCTCATCACCACGGTCGAGGCGGTCCATCTGGAGTTCTTCGACAGCGTCGAGGCCATCGCCGACGCCAAGGCCGAGATCTTCGAGGGCATGAGCCCCAACGGCATCGCCGTGCTGAACCGCGACAACCCGCATTTCGGCCGGCTGCTGGCCGCCGCGCGGACGCAGGGCCTGTCGCGCATCTGGAGCTTCGGCAGCCATGCCGACGCCGAGGCGCGGCTGGTCGACGCCTCGCTGCACGCGACCTGCAGCGCCGTCACCGCCGTCATCAAGGGCGAACGGCTGCAGTATTCGCTGGCGCTGCCCGGCCGGCACTGGGTGATGAACAGCCTGGGCGTGCTGCTGGCGGCCAGGGCGCTGGGCGCCGACGTGGCCGCCGCGGCGCGCGCGCTGTCCTCGCTGCAGCCGGTCAAGGGCCGCGGCACGCGCAGGCGCATCCAGACCGCGCGCGGCGCCTTCACCCTGATCGACGAGAGCTACAACGCCAGCCCGGCCGCCATGGCGGCGACCTTCGAGGTGCTGGGCAAGATCGACCCCGGCGCCGGCGGGCGCCGCGTCGCCGTGCTGGGCGACATGCGGGAGCTGGGCGAGCGCGCCGACGCGCTGCATGCCGGCCTCGCCGAGCCGCTGCGCGCCGCCCATGTCGACACCGTCTACTGCTGCGGCCCGCACATGCGCGCCCTGTTCGACCGGCTGCCCGCCGCGATGCGCGGCGGCTGGAGCGAGACGAGCGCCGGGCTCGCCCCCATCGTCGCCGACGCCGTGCGCGGCGGCGACGTGGTGGTGGTCAAGGGCTCGCTCGGCAGCCGCACCGGGCTGGTCGTCGAGGCGCTCGCCGCGCTCGACACCATCCTCTCAACCCAATCGGACCCTGCTGCCCCGGCCGCCTCGGCCGCCGCGACGCGAGGCTGACGCCGGAATGCTCTACAACCTCCTCTTCCCCCTCGCTGACGTCTTCAGCCCGTTCAACCTGTTCCGGTACCTGACCTTCCGGACCGGCGGGGCGGTGCTGACCTCGCTGGTCATCAGCTTCCTGTTCTTCCCGCGCCTGATCGCGTGGCTGAAGTACAAGCAGGGCGAAGGGCAGCCCATCCGCAGCGACGGGCCGGAGTCCCATTTCAAGAAGAAGGGCACGCCCACCATGGGCGGCCTGATGATCCTGATCGCCGTGACGGTCAGCACCGTCCTGTGGGCGGACGTCACCAACGCCTATATCTGGATCGTGCTGATGGTCACCATCGGCTATGGCCTGATCGGCTTCGGCGACGATTTCCTGAAGCTGACCAAGCGCAACACCAAGGGGCTGTCGGGCCGCTTCCGCCTGGGCTGGGAGATCGCCATCGGCGTCGTCGCCTCGGCGGCCATCATGTGGGTGTCGGCCCCGCCGCTGTCGGGCGGCGTCGCGGTGCCCTTCGTGAAGGACTTCCTGGTCCAGCTCTCCTGGTTCTTCATCCCGTTCGGCGCCTTCATCATGGTCGGCGCCTCCAACGCGGTGAACCTGACCGACGGGCTGGACGGGCTCGCCATCGTGCCGACGATGATCGCGGCGGGCTGCTTCGGCCTGATCGCCTATCTGACCGGCAACGCGATCTTCGCCAACTACCTGCAGATCCACCATGTGCCCGGCGCGGGTGAGCTGACCGTGATTTGCGGAGCGCTGGTAGGTGCGGGACTCGGATTCCTCTGGTACAACGCGCCCCCCGCCATGGTCTTCATGGGCGACACGGGCTCGCTCTCGCTGGGCGGAGCCTTGGGCGCCATCAGCGTGGTCACCAAGCACGAGATCGTGCTGGCGATCATCGGCGGGCTGTTCGTGTTGGAAACGGTATCGGTCATCGTGCAGGTCGCGTCGTTCAAGCTCACGGGCAAGCGGGTCTTCCGCATGGCCCCGCTGCACCATCATTTCGAGAAGAAGGGCTGGGCGGAGCCGACGGTGGTGATCCGCTTCTGGATCATCGCCTCGATCCTGGCGCTGGTCGGCCTTTCCACCCTCAAGCTGCGGTGAGGGACCGGCGATGATCGACCTCTTCTACATGCAGGAGCTTCCGGTCGCGGTGATGGGCCTCGGCAAGTCCGGGCTCGCCACCGCCGACGCGCTGCGGCGCAGCGGCGCCGAGGTGCGGGTGTGGGACGACAACCCCGCCTCGCGCGAGCAGGCCGCGGAAGCCGGCTACCAGGTCGTCGACTTCGCCACCGCCGATCTGTCGGACCTGACCACCATGGTGTGGTCGCCCGGCATCCCCCACACCTTCCCCAAGCCGCACCCGGTCGCCGAGCGGGCGCGCAAGGCCGGGCTGGAGCTGGTCTGCGACATCGAGCTGCTGGCGCGGGCCGAGCGCGAGGCCGCCTTCATCGGCATCACCGGCACCAACGGCAAGTCCACCACGACGACGCTGGTCGGCCACATCATGGACAAGGCCGGCCGCCGCGTCGCGGTCGGCGGCAACCTCGGCACGCCGGTGCTGACCTTCCCGCCGATGCCGGCCGGCGGCACCTATGTGCTGGAGATGTCGAGCTACCAGCTGGAGCTGACCTTCTCCATCACCTTCGACGTCGCGGTGCTGCTGAACATCACGCCCGACCACCTCGCCCGCCACGGCGGGATGGAGGGCTACGTCGCCGCCAAGAGGCTGATCTTCCACCGCCAGACCTGGCCGCGCACCGCGGTGATCGGGGTGGACGACGAGCATTGCCGGGCGATCCACGCCCGGCTGGCCGCCGCCGGCGACCAGCGCATCTGGCCGGTCTCCGCCCTGGGCCGGGTCGAGGGCGGCGTCTATGCCGAGGACGGCTGGCTGGTCGACGACACCGAGGGCGCGGCCGAGCGCGTGGCGGAGCTGTCGCGCTTCCCGGCGCTGCTCGGCACCCACAACTGGCAGAACGCCGCGGCGGCCTATGCCGCCTGCAAGGCGGCCGGCGTGCCGGCGGCGGCGATCGTCGCGGCGATGGCGACCTTCCCCGGCCTCGCCCACCGGCAGCAGCTCGTCGCGACCATCGACGGGGTCCGATTCGTCAACGACAGCAAGGCGACCAACGCCGACGCGGCCGAAAAGGCGCTGGCGACCTTCGACCCGATCTACTGGATCCTCGGCGGACAGGCCAAGGAGACCGGGCTCAACGGCCTGGAATCCTACATGAATCGCGTCCGCCACGCCTTCCTGATCGGCGAGGCGTCGGACCGCTTCGCCATATGGCTTGATGAAAACGGGGTAGCCTATACAAGATGTGGCACCCTCGATGTTGCGACGGCGAAGGCGGCGGCGCTCGCCCGGCGGGAGTCCCTGCCCGGCGCCTGCGTCCTGCTGTCCCCGGCCTGCGCCTCGTGGGACCAGTTCGCGAATTTCGAGAAGCGCGGTGAGGCGTTCGTGGCCAGCGTGAAGTCTCTGACGGAGGGGGGTGCGGCCCGATGATCAGCTTCGACCGCACGGACCAATCCGTCTTCGGCCGCTGGTGGTGGACCGTCGACCGCTGGCAGCTCGGCGCGCTGGCGGTGCTGATGTTCGTCGGCACCGTCCTGATCACCGCGGCCAGCCCGCCGGTGGCCGAGCGCATCGGCATCCAGGACACCTTCTACTTCGTCGAACGCCACCTGATGATGCTGGTGCCGACCGTCCTGCTGATGGGGGCGGTGTCGATGCTGAGCCCGCGCGGCGTGCGGCGGGTGGCCCTGGCGGTCTTCCTGATCGCGCTGGCGCTGGTCTACGCCACGCTGGTGGTCGGGGTGGAGATCAAGGGCGCCCGGCGCTGGATCCATGTGCCGGGCCTGTCGATCCAGCCGTCGGAGTTCGTCAAGCCGGCCTTCGCCGTGGTGGCGGCATGGCTGTTCTCGCTGTCGCGCACCAACCCCGGCTTCCCCGGCGCCATCGTCTCGACCGTGCTGTTCGGCGTGACGCTGGCCGGGCTGATCCTGCAGCCCGACCTGGGCATGACCTTCGTCGTCGCCGCGGTGTGGTTCGCGCAGTTCTTCCTGGCCGGGCTGAACATCGTGCTGGTGATGGGCTCGGCGGGCTCGGCCTCGCCGGGCTGGTCGGCGCCTATTTCACGCTGCCGCACGTCCACAGCCGCATCAACCGCTTCCTCGACCCCTCGGCGGGCGACAACTACCAGGTCAACCGCTCGATGGAGGCCTTCGCCAACGGCGGGCTGCTCGGCACCGGGCCGGGCCAGGGGACGGTGAAGTTCTCGCTGCCCGACAGCCATGCCGACTTCATCTTCGCGGTGGCCGGCGAGGAGATGGGGCTGATCTTCTGCGTCGCCGTGGTGGTCCTGTTCGCCTTCATCGTGCTGCGCGGCTTCGCCCGGGTCTTCAACGACAACAACTACTTCGTCGTGCTGGCGACGGCCGGGCTGCTGATCCAGTTCGGCCTGCAGGCGGCGATCAACATGGGATCGTCGCTGCACCTGATGCCGACCAAGGGCATGACGCTGCCCTTCATCTCCTATGGCGGTTCGTCGCTGCTGGCGCTGGGCTTCGGCATGGGGATGGTGCTGGCCCTGACGCGCAAGCGCTTCGGGCCGGCCGAGTGAGGACGAGAGGACCGGAGCGGACGATCATGAACGCCGGAAGCGCCAAGACCATCATCCTCGCCGCGGGCGGCACCGGGGGGCATTTCTTCCCCGCCGAGGCGCTGGCGCGCGAGCTGCTGGCCCGCGGCCGGACGGTCACGCTGGTCACCGACCGCCGCGGACAGGCCTTCGGCGACGGCCTGCCGGAGGTGCCGGTCCACCGCATCCGCGCCGCCTCGCCGGCCGGCGGCATCGCGGGCAAGCTGAAGGGCGGGCTGCAGCTCCTGCTCGGCATCCTGGAGGCGCGCGCGCTGCTGCGCCGGCTCGACCCGGCGGCGGTGGTGGGCTTCGGCGGCTATCCCTCCGTCCCCACCGTCTTCGCGGCGGGGCAGGCCCGGCTGCCGGTGCTGCTGCACGAGCAGAACGCCGTGCTCGGCCGCGCCAACCGCATGCTGATGCAGAGCGCCCGGCGCCTCGCCACCGCCTTCGCCGAGGTGGCGGCGGTCGGGCAGAAGGACCGCGCCAAGATCGTCCGCACCGGCAACCCGGTCCGCCCGGCCGTCGCCGCCCGGCGCGACACGCCGTACGAGGTGCCGGCGGCCGACGGCCCGCTGCGCATCCTGGTGATGGGCGGCAGCCAGGGCGCCCGCGTCTTCTCCGAGGTGATGCCGCAGGCGCTGGCCCTGCTGCCGGCGGAGCTGCGCGCCCGCATCCACCTGTCGCAGCAGTGCCGGCCGGAGGATCTGGAGGCGGCGCGAGCCGCGCTGTCCGCCCTCGGCCTCGGCGGGCTCGACCTGCAGAGCTTCTTCCGCGACGTGCCGGAGCGGCTGGCCGCCTGCCATCTGGCGGTGACGCGGGCCGGCGCCTCCACCATCGCCGAGCTGACCTGCATCGGCCGGCCGGCGGTGCTGGTGCCCTACCCGCACGCCACCGACGACCACCAGACCGCCAATGCCCGGCAGCTCGCCGCGGCGGGCGCCGCCTGGCTGGTGCCGCAGCCCGACTTCACGCCGCAGGCGCTGGCCGCCCAGCTCGCCGGCCTGCTGTCCGACGCCCCGGCGCTGGCCCGCGCCGCCGCCGCCGCGCGGGGCTGGGGCACCGACGCCGCGGCGGCCAACCTCGCCGACGCCGTGCTGGCGATGCTGGGCGACGGACATGCGGCGAACGGACCGGCCCGGACCGACAGGACGAAGACCGATTCCAGGGAGGCCGCGGAATGATTCCAAAGGGTTCGCGCTCCGTCGTCCGACGCGCCTCGCGGCCGCTGCGGGACTGGCCGTCGGACATGACCCGGACCGAGGGGGCGTGGTACAACCGCCCCCATTGCCCGCTCCTGCCCCGCGAGGTCGCCGAGAACTGCTTCCTGCGCGACCGGCTGACCTTCGTCACCGGGGCCACCCCCCTCCCCGCCGTCCTGTCCGAGACGGCCGTGGACGCCACCCTTCGCCTGATGCTCCGCCGCGGAAAGTAATCCAGACATGCGCGCCCTTCCCCTCACCATCGGCACCATCCACTTCGTCGGCATCGGCGGCATCGGCATGAGCGGCATCGCCGAAGTGCTGCGCAACCTGGGCTATTCCGTCCAGGGCTCCGACCTTGCCGAGAACGCCAACGTCAAGCGGCTGCGCGACCTCGGCATCCCGGTGTCGGTCGGGCACAAGGCCGAGAACATCGCCGGCGCCTCGGTGGTGGTGGTGTCCTCCGCCGTCAAGCGCGACAACCCGGAGGTGGTGGCGGCGCGCGCCGCCCTGGTGCCGGTGGTCCGCCGGGCCGAGATGCTGGGCGAGCTGATGCGGCTGAAATGGGCGATCGCCATCGGCGGCACCCACGGCAAGACCACGACCACCTCGATGGTCGGCAACATGCTGGAGCACGCCAACCTCGACCCGACGGTGATCAACGGCGGCATCATCAACGCCTACGGCTCCAACACCCGGCTCGGCACCGGCGACTGGATGGTGGTGGAGGCGGACGAGAGCGACGGCACCTTCGTGAAGCTGCCGGCCTGCATCGCCGTCGTCACCAACATGGATCCGGAGCATCTGGACTTCTACGGCACCTTCGACAACGCGCGGGCGGCCTTCGACAGCTTCGTCCAGAACATCCCCTTCTACGGCTTCGCGGCGCTGTGCATCGACCATCCCGAGGTGCAGGCGATGATCCCGCGCGTGTCCGACCGCCGGATCATCACCTACGGCTTCTCGCCGCAGGCCGACGTGCGCGCGGTGAATGTCGAGCTGAGCCCGGCCGGCGCCCGCTACGACGTGCAGGTCTACGACCGCCACAGCGGCGAGACGCGCACCATCACCGACGTCCACCTGCCGATGTTCGGGCCGCACAACGTGCAGAACTCGCTGGCCTGCTTCGCGGTCGGCAACGAGATGGGGCTGCCCGACGTGGTGATGCGCGACAGCATGGCCAAGTTCCAGGGCGTCAAGCGCCGCTTCACCAAGACCGGCGAGACCAACGGCATCACGGTGATCGACGATTACGGCCACCACCCGGTGGAGATCGCCGCCGTGCTGAAGGCCGCCCGCACCGCCGGCACCGGCCGCACCATCGCGGTGGTGCAGCCGCACCGCTATTCGCGCCTCGCCAACCTGTTCGAGGAGTTCTGCACCTGCTTCAACGACGCCGACGCGGTGATCGTCGCCGACGTCTATGC is from Azospirillum thermophilum and encodes:
- a CDS encoding UDP-N-acetylmuramoyl-L-alanyl-D-glutamate--2,6-diaminopimelate ligase: MRLSHLLENRADVPAGTPDPDVTGLTADSRAVRPGFVFAALPGTRADGRGFIADALSRGAAAVLAPAGTVLPAGAAAVLVEDANPRLAFARMAAAFHGHRQPGTVVAVTGTNGKTSTVQFVRQIWEHMGNRAASLGTLGLIAPGMGGYAAMTTPDPVALHAQLAAVRDAGIDHLAMEASSHGLDQFRLDGVRLAAAGFTNLTRDHLDYHGSMEAYRDAKAMLFDRVLPPGGTAVLNADSDHFSHYAAICTNRGHRVLGYGLAGRELRVNGVEPLAHGQRLDLTVLGRDLTIDLPLAGRFQAWNVLCALGLVIGSGGDRDGALDALPLLEGVQGRLQHVATHPSGAAVYVDFAHTPDALETVLRALRPHAGRNLVVVFGCGGDRDRGKRPVMGELAGRLADRAIVTDDNPRTEDPAFVRSEVLAGAPDRLEEIGDRREAIRAAVRGLRAGDLLVVAGKGHEQGQTIGTEVRPFDDATEARAAVAEVGGA
- a CDS encoding UDP-N-acetylmuramoylalanyl-D-glutamyl-2,6-diaminopimelate--D-alanyl-D-alanine ligase, with product MSEQAKPVLWTARDAAAATNGQATRPWTATGVSIDSRKVAPGDLFVALKGPNFDGHDFVAGALEAGAAAAMVSAVPAGVPGDAPLLAVEDTLAALGDLGTMGRLRCRARVIGVTGSVGKTGTKEALRHVLSAQAATYATEGSLNNHWGVPLSLARLPADSAYGVFELGMNHAGELGPLSRLVKPDVALITTVEAVHLEFFDSVEAIADAKAEIFEGMSPNGIAVLNRDNPHFGRLLAAARTQGLSRIWSFGSHADAEARLVDASLHATCSAVTAVIKGERLQYSLALPGRHWVMNSLGVLLAARALGADVAAAARALSSLQPVKGRGTRRRIQTARGAFTLIDESYNASPAAMAATFEVLGKIDPGAGGRRVAVLGDMRELGERADALHAGLAEPLRAAHVDTVYCCGPHMRALFDRLPAAMRGGWSETSAGLAPIVADAVRGGDVVVVKGSLGSRTGLVVEALAALDTILSTQSDPAAPAASAAATRG
- the mraY gene encoding phospho-N-acetylmuramoyl-pentapeptide-transferase, producing the protein MLYNLLFPLADVFSPFNLFRYLTFRTGGAVLTSLVISFLFFPRLIAWLKYKQGEGQPIRSDGPESHFKKKGTPTMGGLMILIAVTVSTVLWADVTNAYIWIVLMVTIGYGLIGFGDDFLKLTKRNTKGLSGRFRLGWEIAIGVVASAAIMWVSAPPLSGGVAVPFVKDFLVQLSWFFIPFGAFIMVGASNAVNLTDGLDGLAIVPTMIAAGCFGLIAYLTGNAIFANYLQIHHVPGAGELTVICGALVGAGLGFLWYNAPPAMVFMGDTGSLSLGGALGAISVVTKHEIVLAIIGGLFVLETVSVIVQVASFKLTGKRVFRMAPLHHHFEKKGWAEPTVVIRFWIIASILALVGLSTLKLR
- the murD gene encoding UDP-N-acetylmuramoyl-L-alanine--D-glutamate ligase; amino-acid sequence: MIDLFYMQELPVAVMGLGKSGLATADALRRSGAEVRVWDDNPASREQAAEAGYQVVDFATADLSDLTTMVWSPGIPHTFPKPHPVAERARKAGLELVCDIELLARAEREAAFIGITGTNGKSTTTTLVGHIMDKAGRRVAVGGNLGTPVLTFPPMPAGGTYVLEMSSYQLELTFSITFDVAVLLNITPDHLARHGGMEGYVAAKRLIFHRQTWPRTAVIGVDDEHCRAIHARLAAAGDQRIWPVSALGRVEGGVYAEDGWLVDDTEGAAERVAELSRFPALLGTHNWQNAAAAYAACKAAGVPAAAIVAAMATFPGLAHRQQLVATIDGVRFVNDSKATNADAAEKALATFDPIYWILGGQAKETGLNGLESYMNRVRHAFLIGEASDRFAIWLDENGVAYTRCGTLDVATAKAAALARRESLPGACVLLSPACASWDQFANFEKRGEAFVASVKSLTEGGAAR
- the murG gene encoding undecaprenyldiphospho-muramoylpentapeptide beta-N-acetylglucosaminyltransferase; protein product: MNAGSAKTIILAAGGTGGHFFPAEALARELLARGRTVTLVTDRRGQAFGDGLPEVPVHRIRAASPAGGIAGKLKGGLQLLLGILEARALLRRLDPAAVVGFGGYPSVPTVFAAGQARLPVLLHEQNAVLGRANRMLMQSARRLATAFAEVAAVGQKDRAKIVRTGNPVRPAVAARRDTPYEVPAADGPLRILVMGGSQGARVFSEVMPQALALLPAELRARIHLSQQCRPEDLEAARAALSALGLGGLDLQSFFRDVPERLAACHLAVTRAGASTIAELTCIGRPAVLVPYPHATDDHQTANARQLAAAGAAWLVPQPDFTPQALAAQLAGLLSDAPALARAAAAARGWGTDAAAANLADAVLAMLGDGHAANGPARTDRTKTDSREAAE
- the murC gene encoding UDP-N-acetylmuramate--L-alanine ligase yields the protein MRALPLTIGTIHFVGIGGIGMSGIAEVLRNLGYSVQGSDLAENANVKRLRDLGIPVSVGHKAENIAGASVVVVSSAVKRDNPEVVAARAALVPVVRRAEMLGELMRLKWAIAIGGTHGKTTTTSMVGNMLEHANLDPTVINGGIINAYGSNTRLGTGDWMVVEADESDGTFVKLPACIAVVTNMDPEHLDFYGTFDNARAAFDSFVQNIPFYGFAALCIDHPEVQAMIPRVSDRRIITYGFSPQADVRAVNVELSPAGARYDVQVYDRHSGETRTITDVHLPMFGPHNVQNSLACFAVGNEMGLPDVVMRDSMAKFQGVKRRFTKTGETNGITVIDDYGHHPVEIAAVLKAARTAGTGRTIAVVQPHRYSRLANLFEEFCTCFNDADAVIVADVYAAGEQPIEGVSRDALVEGLRMHGHRQVVALPGPDALPQMVRDMARPGDFVVCLGAGNITQWANALPGDLSRLYGAGKP